The following proteins come from a genomic window of Ilumatobacter coccineus YM16-304:
- a CDS encoding mechanosensitive ion channel family protein produces the protein MNPWIGASIAIVAALIIGTIASRVVAKLLAKSPIQALRDAAPALAGLALSAAFIVGLLVALGFVAPDELEQLGNDAIAFLPRAISALVIVIGANVASTFAAAAVAKSLAGTGAAARFAPMITKFAILGGGAIVAAGQTKVDTAVVNIAVAALLFGVAGSLALLTGLGGRQVAGELAAGRAWRNSLRSGDRIRASIRQSTSGPEPIVEGVVVDVHPTAVEVDSLGTTVFIPNSRLLDSIVERDRPEPADAAGEIQR, from the coding sequence ATGAACCCATGGATCGGCGCTTCGATCGCCATCGTCGCCGCACTGATCATCGGCACCATCGCGTCGCGGGTGGTGGCGAAGCTGCTCGCCAAGAGCCCGATCCAGGCGCTTCGCGATGCCGCTCCGGCGCTGGCCGGATTGGCGCTGTCGGCTGCGTTCATCGTCGGTCTGCTCGTGGCGCTCGGGTTCGTGGCGCCCGACGAGCTCGAGCAGCTCGGCAACGACGCCATCGCCTTCTTGCCGCGCGCCATCTCGGCGTTGGTGATCGTGATCGGCGCCAACGTGGCCTCGACCTTCGCCGCGGCAGCGGTCGCCAAGTCGCTGGCGGGCACCGGAGCAGCGGCGCGGTTCGCTCCGATGATCACGAAGTTTGCGATTCTCGGTGGCGGAGCGATCGTGGCGGCCGGTCAGACGAAGGTCGACACCGCCGTGGTCAACATCGCCGTCGCGGCGCTGCTGTTCGGCGTGGCCGGCTCGCTCGCGCTGCTCACCGGCCTCGGTGGTCGCCAGGTGGCCGGGGAGCTGGCGGCTGGTCGGGCGTGGCGCAACTCGCTGCGCTCGGGCGACCGGATCCGCGCCTCGATTCGCCAGTCGACGTCCGGGCCGGAGCCGATCGTCGAAGGCGTCGTGGTCGACGTGCACCCGACGGCGGTCGAGGTCGATTCGCTCGGCACCACCGTGTTCATTCCGAACTCTCGGCTGCTCGATTCGATCGTCGAACGCGATCGTCCGGAGCCCGCTGACGCGGCCGGCGAGATCCAGCGGTAA
- the ilvN gene encoding acetolactate synthase small subunit gives MTTINQYSGQAVNHHILSVLVQNRPGVLARVSSLFARRGYNIFSLAVAPAEDPGMSRITIVVDLESAPLEQITKQLFKLIDVIKISELDPRRSVERELLIATVKAPPEQRSEVQSVVDIFEGKIIAVAEEVLTVSLEGHPDKLDDFEELLDGYGIVELQRTGRVALPKLDRGARLRSIANSATTSGKAG, from the coding sequence ATGACCACGATCAACCAATACTCCGGGCAAGCGGTGAACCATCACATCTTGTCGGTCCTCGTGCAGAACCGCCCGGGCGTCTTGGCTCGTGTGTCGAGCCTGTTCGCTCGCCGTGGCTACAACATCTTCAGTCTCGCCGTCGCGCCGGCCGAAGATCCGGGCATGAGCCGGATCACGATCGTCGTCGACCTCGAGTCGGCGCCGCTCGAGCAGATCACCAAACAGCTGTTCAAGCTGATCGACGTCATCAAGATCTCCGAGCTCGATCCGCGTCGCTCGGTCGAGCGCGAGTTGCTCATCGCCACGGTCAAGGCGCCGCCCGAGCAGCGCAGCGAGGTGCAGAGCGTCGTCGACATCTTCGAGGGCAAGATCATCGCCGTCGCCGAGGAAGTCCTCACCGTGAGCCTCGAGGGTCACCCCGACAAGCTCGACGATTTTGAGGAATTGCTCGATGGTTATGGCATCGTTGAGCTGCAACGCACCGGCCGTGTCGCGTTGCCGAAACTCGACCGAGGTGCGCGCCTGCGCTCCATCGCAAACTCCGCAACAACATCTGGAAAGGCAGGCTGA
- the ilvC gene encoding ketol-acid reductoisomerase, translated as MAVTLYYAEDADSSIIRGKKVAVIGYGSQGHAHALNMKESGVDVVVGLREGSSSKAKAEEAGLTVMSIADATKAAQVIMILAPDTEQKKIYDEHIAPNLDDGDAIAFAHGFNVHFDLIKAPEGVDVIMIAPKGPGHLVRRTFTEGGGVPALIAVAQDATGNARAVAMSYADAIGGTRAGVIETTFKEETESDLFGEQAVLCGGVTQLVRAGFETLTEAGYAPEMAYFECLHEVKLIVDLMYEEGIAGMRYSISDTAEYGDLTRGPRVVTDDTKAEMKKILSEIQSGEFAREWIAESESGRENYHRLQEAGKHHPIEEIGAELRAAMPFINAGKQKVAEASGGADV; from the coding sequence ATGGCCGTCACGCTCTACTACGCAGAGGACGCAGACTCCTCGATCATTCGAGGCAAGAAGGTCGCCGTCATCGGCTACGGCTCGCAGGGTCACGCGCACGCGCTCAACATGAAGGAATCGGGCGTCGACGTCGTCGTCGGGCTTCGTGAGGGTTCGTCGTCGAAGGCCAAGGCCGAAGAAGCCGGCCTCACGGTCATGTCGATCGCCGACGCGACCAAGGCTGCCCAGGTCATCATGATCCTGGCTCCCGACACCGAGCAGAAGAAGATCTACGACGAGCACATCGCTCCGAACCTCGACGACGGCGATGCCATCGCCTTCGCGCACGGCTTCAACGTGCACTTCGACCTCATCAAGGCGCCCGAGGGCGTCGACGTCATCATGATCGCCCCGAAGGGTCCGGGCCATCTGGTGCGCCGCACCTTCACCGAGGGCGGCGGCGTTCCGGCGCTCATCGCCGTCGCGCAAGACGCAACGGGCAACGCTCGCGCGGTCGCCATGTCGTACGCCGACGCGATCGGCGGCACCCGCGCCGGTGTCATCGAGACCACGTTCAAGGAAGAGACCGAGTCCGACCTGTTCGGTGAGCAGGCCGTGCTGTGTGGCGGCGTCACCCAGCTGGTTCGCGCCGGCTTCGAGACGCTCACCGAGGCGGGCTACGCCCCCGAGATGGCGTACTTCGAGTGCCTCCACGAAGTGAAGCTCATCGTCGACCTCATGTACGAAGAGGGCATCGCCGGGATGCGTTACAGCATCTCCGACACCGCCGAGTACGGCGACCTCACCCGTGGCCCGCGTGTCGTCACCGACGACACCAAGGCCGAGATGAAGAAGATCCTCTCCGAGATCCAGTCGGGCGAGTTCGCCCGCGAGTGGATCGCCGAGTCGGAGTCGGGTCGCGAGAACTACCACCGCCTGCAAGAAGCGGGCAAGCACCACCCGATCGAAGAGATCGGTGCCGAGCTGCGTGCGGCGATGCCGTTCATCAACGCCGGCAAGCAGAAGGTCGCCGAGGCCTCGGGCGGCGCCGACGTCTGA
- a CDS encoding acetolactate synthase large subunit — protein MCFFGLVPGCSNTFRNHFSPTLSTRTSTRKPAKARPMADQADHVQSQTPDRITGAQALIRALEMEGVETMFGYPGGCILPAYDPLLDSSIRHVLVRHEQGAGHMAEGYAHVSGKPGVAMVTSGPAATNLVTPLMDAYMDSVPMVAITGQVATNAIGSDAFQECDTVGITRSCTKHNELVMTSQDLPMAVRQAFHIATTGRPGPTLIDVPKDVLVNEMDWYWPTDEEVLASLPGYRPNVKGHPRMIKEAAKLILSSERPVIYAGGGILKARAAEALARLVELTGIHVVTTLMARGVFPDDHELNLGMPGMHGNATAVTAMQKSDLLVALGSRFDDRITGKVDAFAEEAKIIHVDIDPAEQGKVRRPDVPIVGDARQVIEEIIIEIEKLLETGTVQADTSAWKSKVSGWQEQFPMMYEPSEPGQALKPQFCIEQLRDLAPERTILTSGVGQHQMYASQYWKFNEPYTWVNSGGLGTMGFSIPAAIGAKAAFPDATVWAIDGDGCFQMTAQELVTATLEKLPIKVALLNNRYLGMVRQWQEMFYDERYSSVFLDSAEVPDFVMMAESMGCVGIRVESPEEVGPAIEKANSINDRPVVVEFRTEASEGVFPMVPAGASNDDLILHPSQQDRKDQLK, from the coding sequence ATTTGCTTTTTCGGACTCGTTCCGGGCTGCAGCAACACGTTCCGCAATCACTTCTCGCCAACACTCTCCACACGCACAAGCACCAGAAAACCAGCAAAGGCAAGACCAATGGCTGACCAAGCTGACCACGTCCAAAGCCAGACACCCGACCGGATCACCGGCGCGCAAGCACTGATCCGGGCGCTCGAGATGGAAGGGGTCGAGACGATGTTCGGCTACCCGGGCGGCTGCATCCTCCCGGCGTACGACCCGCTGCTCGACTCGTCGATTCGTCACGTCCTCGTTCGTCACGAGCAGGGCGCCGGCCACATGGCCGAGGGGTACGCGCACGTCAGTGGCAAGCCCGGCGTCGCCATGGTCACCTCCGGCCCGGCGGCGACCAACCTCGTCACCCCGCTGATGGACGCCTACATGGACTCGGTGCCGATGGTCGCCATCACCGGCCAGGTCGCCACCAACGCCATCGGTTCCGATGCGTTCCAGGAGTGCGACACCGTGGGCATCACTCGGAGCTGCACCAAGCACAACGAACTCGTCATGACGAGCCAGGACCTGCCGATGGCCGTCCGCCAGGCGTTCCACATCGCCACGACGGGTCGCCCCGGCCCGACGCTGATCGACGTCCCGAAGGACGTGCTGGTCAACGAGATGGACTGGTACTGGCCAACCGACGAAGAAGTGCTGGCGAGCCTCCCGGGCTACCGCCCGAACGTCAAGGGCCACCCGCGCATGATCAAGGAAGCGGCGAAGCTGATCCTGTCGTCGGAGCGGCCGGTCATCTACGCCGGCGGCGGCATCCTCAAGGCGCGTGCGGCCGAAGCGCTCGCGCGACTCGTCGAGCTCACCGGGATCCACGTCGTCACGACGCTGATGGCCCGCGGTGTGTTCCCCGACGACCACGAACTCAACCTCGGCATGCCCGGCATGCACGGCAACGCGACGGCGGTCACCGCCATGCAGAAGTCCGACTTGCTCGTCGCGCTCGGCTCGCGTTTCGACGACCGCATCACCGGCAAGGTCGACGCCTTCGCCGAAGAGGCCAAGATCATCCACGTCGACATCGACCCCGCCGAGCAGGGCAAGGTGCGACGCCCCGACGTGCCGATCGTCGGCGACGCACGTCAGGTGATCGAGGAGATCATCATCGAGATCGAGAAGCTGCTCGAGACCGGCACGGTCCAGGCCGACACGAGCGCCTGGAAGTCGAAGGTGTCGGGCTGGCAAGAACAGTTCCCGATGATGTACGAGCCGTCGGAGCCGGGCCAGGCCCTCAAGCCGCAGTTCTGCATCGAGCAGCTCCGCGACCTCGCGCCCGAGCGCACCATCCTCACGTCGGGCGTCGGTCAGCACCAGATGTACGCCTCGCAGTACTGGAAGTTCAACGAGCCCTACACCTGGGTCAACTCGGGTGGCCTCGGCACGATGGGCTTCTCGATCCCCGCGGCGATCGGCGCGAAGGCCGCCTTCCCCGACGCCACCGTGTGGGCGATCGACGGCGACGGCTGCTTCCAGATGACCGCCCAGGAGCTCGTCACCGCCACGCTCGAGAAGCTGCCGATCAAGGTGGCGCTGCTCAACAACCGGTACCTCGGCATGGTCCGTCAGTGGCAGGAGATGTTCTACGACGAGCGGTACTCGTCGGTGTTCCTCGACTCCGCCGAAGTGCCCGACTTCGTGATGATGGCCGAGTCGATGGGGTGCGTCGGCATCCGTGTCGAGTCGCCCGAAGAGGTCGGCCCGGCCATCGAGAAGGCGAACTCGATCAACGACCGACCCGTCGTCGTCGAGTTCCGCACCGAAGCCTCCGAAGGCGTGTTCCCGATGGTGCCCGCCGGCGCCAGCAACGACGACCTCATCCTCCACCCGAGCCAGCAAGACCGGAAAGACCAGCTGAAATGA
- a CDS encoding RNA polymerase sigma factor, with product MTTDADIDATPASSDEGAFALIVEEHSAAVYRLARSVVRDPALADDVTQDTFIKVWKHLDSFRGESSLRSWILRIAHNTAVSTLRKIRDSATDPAKLPEVSDPIGTTRVVEGRIAADELRDALEELDELTRSIVVLREVEGMSYDDIASTLDVPIPTVKTRLLRARRRLATMLDEWRPDGAMS from the coding sequence GTGACCACCGACGCCGACATCGACGCCACCCCGGCGTCGTCCGACGAGGGAGCGTTCGCTCTCATCGTCGAGGAGCACAGCGCCGCCGTCTACCGGCTGGCGCGTTCGGTCGTTCGTGATCCGGCGCTCGCCGACGACGTCACGCAAGACACGTTCATCAAGGTGTGGAAGCACCTCGACAGCTTCCGTGGCGAGAGTTCGCTGCGCAGTTGGATCCTCCGGATCGCTCACAACACGGCGGTCTCGACGCTGCGCAAGATTCGAGACAGCGCGACCGACCCGGCAAAACTGCCGGAGGTGAGCGACCCGATCGGCACGACACGAGTGGTCGAGGGGCGGATCGCCGCCGACGAACTCCGTGATGCGCTGGAGGAACTCGACGAGCTGACGCGGTCGATCGTCGTGCTTCGCGAGGTGGAGGGCATGTCGTACGACGACATCGCCAGCACGCTCGACGTGCCGATCCCGACGGTCAAGACCCGCTTGTTGCGCGCTCGCCGACGGCTCGCGACGATGCTCGACGAGTGGCGGCCGGACGGAGCGATGTCGTGA
- a CDS encoding mechanosensitive ion channel family protein: MVAIDWTQGFEDAWNDVATFIPKFAAAVAVFIIGWIVAKIIRKAIVKVLNKVDLDKYVDKAGIGAPLERAGYPNSVDLIGKIIYFGLMLLVLQLAVGVFGDSDISDAIDDMVAFIPKLVVAIVIVIITGVIANAVRELIAPAVAHLSSGDLLKKAAVVGIWLIGGFAALDQLQVAKDVVDTLFQTIVYSLGFIIVIKFGVGGIWAARDRFWPAVYDQVTSEAATAKGAAASTDS, translated from the coding sequence ATGGTTGCTATTGACTGGACACAGGGCTTCGAAGACGCCTGGAACGACGTTGCGACGTTCATTCCGAAGTTCGCGGCGGCAGTGGCCGTCTTCATCATCGGTTGGATCGTCGCGAAGATCATTCGCAAGGCGATCGTCAAGGTGTTGAACAAGGTCGATCTCGACAAGTACGTCGACAAGGCCGGCATCGGCGCACCGCTCGAACGTGCCGGCTATCCGAACTCCGTCGACCTGATCGGCAAGATCATCTACTTCGGCTTGATGCTCTTGGTGCTCCAGCTCGCCGTCGGCGTGTTCGGCGACTCCGACATCTCCGACGCCATCGACGACATGGTCGCCTTCATCCCGAAGCTGGTCGTTGCGATCGTCATCGTCATCATCACCGGCGTCATCGCCAACGCCGTCCGCGAGCTCATCGCTCCGGCCGTTGCGCACCTCTCGTCGGGTGACCTGCTGAAGAAGGCCGCCGTCGTCGGCATCTGGCTCATCGGTGGCTTCGCGGCGCTCGATCAGCTCCAGGTCGCCAAGGACGTCGTCGACACGCTGTTCCAGACGATCGTCTACAGCCTCGGCTTCATCATCGTGATCAAGTTCGGTGTCGGTGGCATCTGGGCCGCCCGTGACCGCTTCTGGCCGGCCGTGTACGACCAGGTCACCAGCGAAGCGGCGACCGCCAAGGGTGCCGCTGCCAGCACCGACAGCTGA